In Elusimicrobiota bacterium, one genomic interval encodes:
- a CDS encoding phosphoenolpyruvate carboxylase: MDPRLSTDVRTLTTWLGQVIREREGNVFFSRLERLRHLAKQARNSSRPAEGHLNRLVQGLSGEEAFRMVRAFTLYFQLVNLAEERQRRERLRDHEREGRSPALSFAEAVDRWGRGAGRKKFSEALSRLSLEPVFTAHPTEAKRRTVLRHLNRVSSLWDIHSRPDLTPQERAQCDAKILETLEILWNTRQTRARSLTVQDEVRNILFYLSTSVPAVVAEFWDATSRTLAEAGFPTPPGMIRFGTWVGGDRDGNPAVTPGLSLWTITEQRKSVLQFYRASVSRLASLLTVREDRSGPGGALETSLAKDRRELPELEKSWAVWEPGEIVRAKMWAVEARLARSQARRSGGYETPEAFRADLRLVHDYLERRGYDRTARGSLTVLERQSEVFGFHFARLDFRQHSQKVWESALDVLGTSPASSDWPRLVRKGLSQVGRTRGGLAFQEMKMLATIQKLFGEGAANHYILSMTHSPEHLWAAIYLARQAGLLHPVRGGWRSGVDIVPLFETVEDLERAPSLMAGLWRDPVYRGLITARGDVQEIMLGYSDSNKDAGYLAANAHLYRAQRALCREAEKVGVHLHFFHGKGGTIDRGGGPAHRAIRAAPAATPNLQLRITEQGEVIAFKYGHPSIARRNFEQMANAVLGAALEPPQKNLAGVLQAKYEPLLADLADRSRAHYRALVYDTPDFAPYFFEATPIDLIERVRIASRPVFRGGARSLDGMRAIPWVFSWTQSRVLLPAWFGAGSALESLGDERSRGWEDLQEMYRRWPFFAALVDNLELSLAKADMTIAARYAALVKDARVRDIVFGRIHDEYNRTVRSVRRVTGHPGLLSGHPVLRESIRVRNPYVDSLNALQVRHLALWRRPGLSASEQERILRILLLTVNGLAAGMKSTG; encoded by the coding sequence ATTCCTCCCGACCGGCCGAAGGGCACCTCAATCGTTTGGTGCAGGGGCTTTCGGGAGAAGAAGCCTTTCGGATGGTCCGCGCTTTTACGCTGTATTTCCAATTGGTGAACTTGGCCGAGGAAAGGCAACGTCGCGAACGCTTGCGCGACCACGAACGAGAGGGACGATCGCCCGCCTTGTCTTTCGCTGAAGCGGTGGATCGATGGGGCCGCGGTGCGGGTCGTAAAAAGTTTAGTGAAGCCCTCTCTCGCCTGAGCCTGGAACCCGTGTTTACGGCCCATCCCACCGAGGCGAAACGGCGGACGGTGCTTCGCCATTTGAACCGGGTTTCTTCCCTGTGGGACATTCATTCTCGGCCGGATTTAACCCCCCAAGAACGGGCCCAATGCGATGCTAAAATTTTAGAGACACTGGAAATCCTGTGGAACACGCGTCAGACGCGCGCGCGATCGCTGACCGTTCAAGACGAAGTCCGGAATATCCTCTTTTATCTTTCCACCTCTGTCCCCGCGGTCGTGGCTGAATTTTGGGACGCGACCTCCCGGACTTTAGCGGAGGCGGGTTTTCCCACTCCGCCGGGAATGATTCGGTTCGGCACGTGGGTGGGCGGAGATCGTGATGGCAACCCTGCGGTGACGCCAGGCCTTTCGCTCTGGACGATAACCGAACAGAGAAAATCTGTCCTCCAATTTTACCGAGCTTCCGTGTCGCGCTTGGCTTCCTTGTTGACCGTTCGGGAAGACCGGTCGGGCCCAGGGGGCGCCTTGGAAACCTCCCTGGCAAAAGACAGGCGGGAGTTGCCCGAGCTTGAAAAGTCTTGGGCGGTTTGGGAGCCCGGGGAAATCGTGCGGGCTAAAATGTGGGCCGTGGAGGCGAGGCTGGCGCGGAGTCAAGCGCGTCGATCGGGAGGATACGAAACGCCGGAAGCGTTTCGCGCGGATCTTCGGTTGGTTCACGATTACTTGGAGAGGCGTGGGTATGACCGAACCGCAAGAGGTTCCTTGACAGTGTTGGAGCGGCAGTCGGAGGTGTTCGGTTTTCATTTCGCTCGGTTGGATTTTCGACAACATTCCCAGAAAGTTTGGGAATCGGCTCTGGATGTTCTGGGGACTTCCCCGGCCTCTTCCGATTGGCCGCGGTTGGTGCGAAAGGGGCTCTCGCAGGTGGGGCGAACCCGCGGGGGGCTGGCTTTTCAAGAGATGAAGATGTTGGCCACGATTCAAAAGCTCTTTGGTGAAGGGGCGGCCAATCACTACATCCTCTCTATGACCCACAGCCCGGAGCATCTGTGGGCGGCGATTTATCTGGCTCGGCAAGCGGGGCTCCTTCACCCCGTACGTGGAGGTTGGCGGTCTGGTGTCGATATTGTTCCGCTCTTTGAAACAGTTGAAGATTTAGAACGGGCCCCTTCTTTGATGGCGGGGTTGTGGCGAGATCCCGTTTACCGGGGGCTGATCACGGCCCGGGGGGATGTTCAGGAAATCATGTTGGGATACTCCGATTCCAACAAGGACGCCGGTTATTTGGCCGCCAACGCCCATTTGTATCGGGCCCAACGGGCCCTTTGTCGTGAGGCAGAGAAAGTGGGAGTTCACCTTCATTTTTTTCATGGGAAAGGAGGGACCATCGATCGCGGCGGCGGGCCGGCTCACCGGGCCATTCGCGCGGCGCCCGCGGCCACGCCGAACCTTCAATTGCGCATCACGGAGCAAGGGGAAGTGATCGCTTTTAAATACGGGCATCCTTCCATTGCCCGTCGAAATTTCGAACAAATGGCCAACGCGGTGTTGGGGGCGGCCCTCGAACCTCCTCAAAAGAATTTGGCGGGAGTTCTTCAGGCAAAGTATGAGCCCCTCTTGGCGGATTTGGCGGACCGATCCCGCGCCCATTACCGCGCTCTCGTTTACGACACACCGGATTTCGCTCCGTATTTTTTTGAGGCCACTCCCATTGATTTGATTGAACGGGTGCGCATCGCTTCCCGGCCGGTGTTTCGCGGTGGAGCGCGGTCTTTAGACGGAATGCGGGCCATCCCCTGGGTGTTTTCCTGGACACAGTCCCGTGTGCTTCTTCCCGCGTGGTTCGGGGCCGGGAGCGCGTTGGAAAGTTTAGGGGACGAACGGTCACGGGGATGGGAGGACCTTCAGGAAATGTATCGGCGTTGGCCCTTTTTTGCGGCGCTTGTTGATAATCTGGAGTTGTCTTTAGCCAAGGCCGACATGACGATCGCCGCGCGGTACGCGGCGTTGGTCAAGGACGCCCGCGTTCGCGATATTGTTTTTGGGCGTATCCACGACGAATACAATCGGACGGTGCGATCGGTTCGCCGTGTGACGGGCCACCCGGGCCTTTTGTCGGGCCATCCAGTCCTGCGCGAGTCCATCCGGGTTCGAAACCCTTACGTGGATTCTCTGAACGCTCTTCAAGTCAGGCATTTGGCCCTTTGGCGTCGTCCAGGACTTTCCGCATCGGAACAAGAGCGGATTTTGAGAATCCTTCTTCTCACCGTGAACGGTCTCGCCGCGGGCATGAAAAGTACGGGGTAA